The sequence below is a genomic window from Ovis canadensis isolate MfBH-ARS-UI-01 breed Bighorn chromosome 1, ARS-UI_OviCan_v2, whole genome shotgun sequence.
tggtgagctgccatctatggggtcacacagagacggacacgactgaagtgacttagcagcagcagtggcagaagAGAGTATCAGACAGAAGTTAAACCCCCAACGGTTTACAGAAAACCCATGGGCATGGTCAGTGGTTTATTCCAATTCTTAGGTCATCTGCTACCCAATTTTTCAAGATGGCAAAATGTTCCACAATTTCCAAAACTGAGGTTTAAACCCCAAAATCTAGGCAATCACCTGTGTTTAAAATAAACCTGAACTAGGTAGGCATAGATTCTCCATGAAATGTCGAGGGAAAGCCCCCCTCTGATTATTTTGGCATTTGTAGCTTATAGAGTCAAAATCTCCCATATTTAAAACCTTGtgttgtgtgttcagtcgctcagccatgtctgactctttgtgaccccatgaaatgttgcctgccaggctccgctgtccgtggcaagaatactggagtgggttgtcatttccttctccaaacccagggatcaaactcgtgtctcctgcataggtaggtgaactctttaccactgaccaaCTGGGAAGCCATTTAAAACTTTGATTCTCTATAAATTTTGTTTCTAAGTTGTGATAAGGAGCATCCAGCACTCATagcaaaatgtaagaaaaatgtaATTCCTTTTATCCCTCATGCTTAAAAATCCAAGTTCCACCAATCTGGGCCAGGGTGGCATGGGGGTCGGGGTGAGTGTCTACTAATAGGCACTCTTGCAAATTGCCCACGTGGCTGCCAGCAATGAGATCAAATATTCCACCGTATCTGTGGCTTTGGTTACTATTTCCTCATTCCCCATCCTCTCCGTTATCTTGAGAGAAGTGAAGAAACAGGAACTTTTTAGTAGAGACCTCAATCTGttagatgcagagaaaaatacTTATGGGCCCCACTATCTCAAATCTGAAAGTCTTCTTGGCATCCTGTCCTTCATCTCATGCCACCAAATCCCAACAAGCAAACTGGTGGGAAAAGGACAAAGCACACCTGGGCCCCCCTTTCTTCTTCGCAAAGGGATTTGGCAGCCTGACTTCTTCCTAGACTTGGTACCCACCCTGGCAGGTGGGTCTCACCCCAGCTCCTTCCTGCAAGGACCTCATAGGCTCAGCAGAGGTGCCAATGCTGCTGAAGGGGTGAACggcctccctccaccccaagGATGCAAACACGAGAAAGGGCCAGTGCTGGGAGGAGGAGCCAAAGACGAGACAGGAGCGGATGCGCCAGGGAGCAGACGAGAAGGACGGGGGCTGGGGGACAGGGCCGCCTGCAGCCCAGGCCTCTACAGAGGGGCACCTCTGCTCTGGCGCCCACGGCGAGGGAATGCTGGAAACGCAAAAATCCCTCCTCTTCTGACTACACAGAGAGctagggggagggagagagacaggcaCACATGTACTCTGGCTTATTCTACAaaggttattttattttagcaaaCAAAATACTGGTTCTTctaaaagcatataaaaattcACATCATTTTCAGTTAGGCTAGAGGCTGTGCGTTTGTCTTCTGACATATCGTTCAATGATTAAGACTTTCTTCTCAGCTGGAGTCCACTCGAGCTGACATTTACACCACAAGATCTAGAAAGGAAAACCAAAGACTGTCTGGCAGAATAACTGTGAATGTTTTACTTGCTCAGCATCTACGTTTATGCTCAGCTACTTAAACTGAAACAGAAACCGCAGAAGCTTGTTTATTGATGAATGTGTTTTTAGCATCACAATTTCTTTTCATCTAAAAATCCCTTTGGTGGAAAACAAGGCTCTGGGCTAAGCATCGATAAGCCCCCAGCCTGGGAGGGTAACCGGAGGGTAACCCCCTGGTCAGTTCGGGGCTGGGTGGGCAAGCCAGGCATCTCTCCTTCACACTGGACTGCCATGGACATTTGGGGAAGGGAAGACGTACCTGTGATCTCACATctaatctctgcttcctctctgcAGTTAACACACAAAATGATGACTCTGTCTGGATTAGAAATCCAGGCAACATTTCAATGGAAACTGCCTTCCCTCAccttttttaatttccaagtacCCCCCGTTTCCCTGCTCCAgtgtgtgctaggttgcttcagtggtgcccgactctttgtgaccccatggactgtagcccgccaagctcctctgttcagggggattctccaggcaagaacactggagtgagttgccatgctctcctccacgggatcttcctgacccagggatcgaacccatgattctgatgtctcctgcactggcaggtgggttctttatcacttgcaccacctgggaagcaccccgctgccccaccccagccccccacccccactctagTGCCTGCTCCTAAATTTcagtcaataaaaatgtttttttttttttccagaaggcaAGGTTTAATAACAGTAACTTCCTTTGCCTGTAACGTGTACAGCTCGCCAAGGCCCAGGGAGCAGTGGGCGATGAGAGGACTGTCCCCTATCCTGGGGGGAGGACCAGGAGCCCAGTGTTTCCCACGGCTCCATCCTGAGATTAGGACACAGTGCAGCCAGGGGTGAGGCCCTGCGGTTGGATgtctgacctgggttcaattctgcTTATCTGTCCTTGACCGTGTTCAGTCTGAACGGACCACACAGGGCTGCCAGGAGCGGTCAGTAACATGGCTGTCTGTGAAATGCTCAGGAAAATGCTCAGCACAGAACAATCATTCGAGACATACTGCAATTATTATTAATGAAAAAGCTGTGAGTTCTGTAAAAGAAATCATCTCTACAGAAGCCCATCTCAGTGTTAACAGGGCTTCTGGAGGTCACCAAACCCAGCTGCTGAGAAGACAGTGGAAGAATCACCTGAGAGGTTTTCTAAATAACGGGTGCCCAGATCCAGCCACAGATGTAACGGAGTGGCTCTGAGGCTGGACCCTGGGAATCTGCCTTGTAACAAAGAACCCAGGCAAGTCCTGATCATTAATCAACTTTGGAAACCACTGATCTAGGATTCCCTGCTACCACATGTGAGTCCTCTCATTTTTTAGAGAAAAGCACAGACCTCAACTTGAGAAGCGATGAAATTGGGTGAGCACAGGAGAATGAAGGAACCTGTTGACTGTCATTAGCCCAACGTGTAAGCTGGAGGGGTGAATAACTTCCTCCTGGtgccttaaaaacaaacacattctGGGCAGCCCCTGTGCTACGGGACagctcccagatggctcagtggtaaagaatctgcctgccaatgcaggagacctgggtttcatccttgggtctggaagatcccctggagtaggaaatagcaacccactccaggattcttgcctaaagaatcccagagacagagaagcatggtgggggtcacagagttggacactgagtgcgcacgtgcacacacatacacagatgagCTCTGAGACAGGCACCAGACTATAGCAATGAGGAAGATTTTGTGCTGATGGAGTGGTCATAAGGAAGGCGTTCTGGGCCAGGGGACTAACCAGCAAAGGCCAAGAGAATCTACCGTGGTCAAGGTGGTCTGCAGGAGCGTGGGGAGGGGCAGCAGCGGGGGACACGTGACCTGGGTGAGGACGCGTGGAAAAGGACTTCATGCCGAATCATTTTGAGGTCAGCAGGGTTTCTTAATCTTAGGTACAGGTAGGGGTTTTACGTGACCTGCGATCCCACGTCCTCCCCATCCCTATCTGCAATGTTAGGTCCAATTTAGGTGTTTCTAGTATGTGAGCTTCTCCAGGGAGGTCCACAACTTTCCTGAAAGTATCAAGAGTTCTGTGACCCAAATCCTGTCAAACATCCCTGCTCCTGTGAAGGGAGAACTGTTGCAGGCTCGGAGCAGAGACGAGAACTTGTCCATCCCCCGGGGCTCCCAAGCAGATGGGGCTCAAAGGTCAGGACCTGCACTTGGGCCTGACACAGGGCTGCTCAACCTCCCAGGGCAGGTGGGGCCCTGCGCCCTCCCAGAGTCACATCCGGCGGCAGGCCCGCCCTAACCCACGGTGCAGTCGGCAAAGCCCATACCTTTCACTCCCCTTTAGCTCTCCTTCTTCTCCGCCTGCTTCCTCTTCTCAGCTTCCACCTTTTGCTGCTTTGCTTCCAATCGTTTTCTCTGGTAGACTTTGACTCCGGCAAACGCCAGGCAGAGGATGAGTGTTTTCGCCGCCAAGATATACAGCAGCAGGGGGAAGTGTTCAAGCACcttaaagaagataaaaaactCGTGGAGACATTCGATCATGGATAAGGAATTTTCTTTCACATCGCTTCACTCAGCACACATCTCCTGTGCACCTTGTTAAGCACTGGGCACTAGGCTGGGTGGGGGGCCTCCCGGACGCAGGAGAGATGAGGGCCTGGTTCCAGGTTGCAGGCAGCCTGGTTTCAGGTGCCCTCCACCACCCCCTGGCTGCCGGCTTCACAGATGCCATGGCTGTGCTCTCTCACAACCTGACCATGCACTTTACCCCTCAGCCCCTGTGCCTGAGGCAGCGGCACGGTCTGCAGTGAGCAGCTGGAGCCAGGGGACTGGGCACAGCCCCGCTCGGGCCACTCACTGACCCACGCACAGCACGTGCGACCCGCACTGGTCACTTGACTTTCCCCAGCTTCTGCCTCTTCACCTGCAAAGGGAGGCTGGACCAAATCTTCCTTCTGAATCTCCACCCTTATGGGATGCGATGATTGGCTCTTGGTTCCAGCTATGCGTTAGCACTGGTATttgaaggtaaaataaatatacaagtaaAATACAGTAAGACTTTactgcaaaataaagtaaaacttaaaATGTTAAAGCTTAGCTACTTAATTCACTGTTCCTGTAATTCTTTTGTTGGACGGAAGTTTTAACCCACTGGCTAAAATGAGAACTGGGGAATAACTAGGGGATTGGAATTACTCACTTTGTGCATGAGCAGGCTTTATTATGAAATTCTATATATCACAAGTATCTCAAGGCAAATAGTATACTAGTTTGGGAAACACGATTAGTAGGACCTGAATAATAATTATGAGCTTTTTGTGTGTGATTAAAAATTCTTTCCCAGATAAAGTAAAAAGCTATGCCTTAAGTGAAATGCCAGGCATCACTTAACTCTATGCTGCTCTGGGACAAGGAGACCCTTCCAGGGAGACTGCATTTGTCCCTCCCTCTGATGGTTTAACTAAAGCTGATCTGAAACGGGTTAATGAAAACTTCAGCCGAGAACAGTCCGCTCCAGATGTGGAGGGCTGTGAAAGGATCTGAACAAGGACTGGGTCTACACCTTGTTCTACAAAGGAGGAGAGTAAAGCTCAGGGCCGGTGGCAAGCCCCCACATCACATGGCTAATTCAGGAGGAGCGAGAGTTGGAACCAAACACTCTGACACCTATGCCAGCCGTCTTCCCACTGACTCTTGATTTCAATGAAGTGGAATTAACTGACATCAATAAGTTATGTCCCAAGAACACTCTGAGTAACTAGATAATAGTTTTCAACTACAGAATTGGGTTAATCAGTAAAGAATAAGCATAACCTATACACTTCAGAAAGCTCACTCTGGCAAACAGTATAAAAGACCCTGACGAATGCAACCTGTTTCGAACACTGACTTGGTGTCCAGGCCCTCCCTGCCTCAGACCTATGGCTAATCTCCCTGACTTCCCCCAACAACCCTCCAACTCATCTAATTCATCTAATTTCTTGAAGGGTCACATCTTAGAGGTGAGGCTTGGCTCTACATTCATAAGCCagctaagaaagaaaagatgctaACTTTTACCTCCTTGGAGACAAAAATCACCAGTTTGGAGATATAAACTTCATTTTATGTTCACTGGGACTGTTCCAGGCTGAGCCCTAGTTAGCCCTAGACACTGGCAAGTCACTCCCTCCCAATTCTCTCCATCCCTATGGATGAGCCCCTAGAGTCCTGTCATAATCAGACCCCTATCACAGCCCACAGTTCATGCCTgagtgctgagtcgcttcagtcgtgtcgaactctttgcgaccccatggactgtagcctgccaggctcctctggtcatgggattctctaggcaagaatcctggagtgggctgccatgccctcctccaggataatcttccagacccagggatcgaacctgcatctcttgggtctcctgcactggcaggcaagttcttgaccactagcgccacccgggaaaGCCCAGCTCATTGTTCTCCAAGATCTACACCCAAAACTAAGCTCTAGCAGCGACAGGATGTACATCGAAATCAGAAGCTAGAAACCCACTGAAATAGAAGCATGTCAACAAACAAACCCAGGGAAGTGGTTTTggtatttactttctttttaaaggctgtggGGAGGAAGTGGAAGTTTGGGACTGAGAGTGGGCAGTGCAGTGGGAGTCAAGGACACCACACAGGCTAAAGCGAAAACTTTCAGGGCCACGGTTCCTGCAACTCTTTCAGGCAGGTGTGCaagatctctcagttcagttcagttcagttcagttgctcagccgtgtccaattctttgcaaccccatgaactgcagcacaccaggcctccctgtccatcatcaactcccggagttcacccactcatgtccatcaagtcagtgatgccatccaactatctaatcctttgtcatccccttctccccctgccctcaatctttcccagcatcagggtcttttccagtgagtcaactcttcacatcaggtggccagagtattggagtttcagcttcagcatcagtccttccaatgaatattcaggactgattccctttaggattgactggttggatctgcttgcagtccaagggactctcaagagtcttctccaacatcacaattcaaaagcatcaattcttcagctctcagctttctttatagttcaactctcacatacatacatgaccactggaagctttttaatatgttgtctaggttggtcataactttccttccaaggagtaagcgtcttttaatttcatagctgcaagcaccatctgccgtgattttggagcccagaaaaataaagtcagccactgtttccccatctgtttgccataaagtgatgagaccggatgccatgatcttagtttttagtcCTATGAAATATCTTCCTTTGATTTCCCTTCTAACAAAACCCTCAGATTAACTCCCAAACCTTCAGGGAAGTGAATCAAGAAAACATAGTTGGGTGGTCTAGCTCtgtatcagttttttaaataaacgCCGATACTCATGTAATGAGAATGactgccttttaaaattaattcttggCCACGCCCtgcggcatatggaatcttaggtccctgaccagtgatcaaacccctgccccctgtgttgggagctcagagtcttaaccaccagaccaccagggaagtcccgcgaTGACTGACATTTTCAATACCCCCAGATGCTGAGGTACTAAGGCACTGGGTGCTTGCTGTTGCTGACTGCTGCTCATGGCCACAGGCTGATGGAGGTAGACAGGGAAGCACAGGATGTATTGGGGGTCCCACAGTCCTTTAATCTCCTGCAGAGGGGGTCACTGCAGTTTGGGCAGAAGGCCATTCCTTTCAGACACTACCTGGAAGGGCTCCCTGGTAGCCCTGGAGCTGTGTGTCTGCCCGAAGGTCACGAAGGTACAGGCggtttttgtacagttttctgtaTAAAACTGTGTTCCTGACACAGGAAAGGACTCCTGTGCCAAGTCAGGTTGGCCTGGGCAGTCAAGTGGGTTGCTGTCACTGCACAACtaaaaagaaagccttctctgTGCAATGGCTCACCGGGATACATCAGCACCACCCAGGAACTCGTTCACCCCCAGGCCAATGCGATCAAACTCCCCGCAATTCATATTTTAACTTGTCGAGGTGGTTGTGAGACACGCTCTGGCCTCGGAGCACCAAGCACACATGCTGGCCCTTGCTGATGCGGCCTCTGTACCAGCTGCTGCCCCGTCACCAACTACTCGCTTCAGCCTCTGCCCATGCTACAAACCCTTCACTACGTCTCAGCCCATGCTGCGCCTCGCCCCCATCGCCCCACGTGCTCTCATCCCCCTGTCTTTCCTTCCTGGCCATTCTATGGGCAGCTCTGGAACACCCGACATGTGTGACACGCGCGTTCCTACATCTCTAAGCCCTCAGAGTGTCTTCACTCCACCTCCTGAACCTTGGCCAGGCTCCTCCTAGAGAAGAGTCCCCAGAGCCCCACTGTGCGGCCTCTAGGCCCCATGGGGCTGGGGAAGAAGGGGGTccgaagctgagcaccgaagaatagatgcttttgaactgtggtgttggagaagactcttgagagtcccttggactgcaaggagatccaaccagtccatcctaaaggaaatcagtcctgaatattcattggaaggactgatgctgaagctgaaactccaatactctggctacctgatgtgaagaactgactcattggaaaagaccctgatgctgggaaagattgaagagaggagaaggggatgacagagggtgagacgttggatggcatcactgactcaatggacatgagtttgagt
It includes:
- the SMIM11 gene encoding small integral membrane protein 11; translated protein: MNWKVLEHFPLLLYILAAKTLILCLAFAGVKVYQRKRLEAKQQKVEAEKRKQAEKKES